A window of Canis lupus familiaris isolate Mischka breed German Shepherd chromosome 12, alternate assembly UU_Cfam_GSD_1.0, whole genome shotgun sequence genomic DNA:
ACTCAATTTTCTTGGCTGTAAAATAGGGAGACTGATAGCTTCAAAGGCACCTTTTGGGAGGTTGTGAGATCAGTCACTCtagaagaaaatccagaaatgtcTATGAGGCAAATCAGAATCAGAATGTCTATGAGGCAACCACCTGAGATCTTGGCCCAGAGAATGTGGCCAATGAACAGCAGCTATAACTGGGATTGTTGCTGAGGGAATCAAAGAATAGAACTAACACAGTAGAGTAAGAGCCTGATAATTCAGTCCTCCTTTATCTCCCTAACATTGAATCCCTTCAGAGACTTGGGCTTCTGTAGTACCCTcaccctcttcttttccctcctatATTTCTTTCAAGGGGTTCCCCAGCCTCCTACTCTCTTTGGcagcagggaggtgggtggatCATGGTTTTCTGTGATTGGGAATGGGTCCAGGTTCTGGTTTCCACCTTGAGCTAACAGAGACTGGAAATCTCAGTTATGTAACAACAGTCTCTCACTCTTTGGCGATCTCCTGGCTAGGTATCAGAGACATCTCCTCTGTCCCCATTGGTTGTTTTTCCACATAATTAAGGCCCATATCTGTTCACTGATAGAAGTGTTTTCTCTCACACCCTGTCCTTAAATATAGTCAGTCCCTTCCAGAATTCAGCTGCCTCATTCACTCCTCTCAAGACCCCCAAGCAGATATCTTTTTCTCTTAGGAGGGTGATCTTTATTCCAGATGGCATTAGGTGTGTGAAGGGCTGGGGGGAACCATAGGGATTGAGTCATCTCATTTACTTCTCTGCATTCAGACCAAACTTTAacaccaaaatgaaaatttcccaTCTCCCTCCTATACCCACCCTCCATCTCACTTCTTATCTTTCTCTCATTCATCATCTGTATCTACTTATTAATACCCATGGGAAGCTCTGCCAGAAATCTTACTCAGTCTCTCACAGTTACATTTGGGATGGAGCTGGAATGTTAAGGAAAGATGGAAATTCTGATATTTGCTCTTTCCTCTCAGCTCTGTAATGTAAAGGGAACTCCATTCCATAAGTATATAAATTCTAAAGGAGCATTTGTGGAGCAAAATGACAGTTAATACCTGATCTCAAAATCTTATGATTTGATAGGCAGGGCAGGAGGTAGAGGTTGATAGGCACACAAATAACTGTAATGTGAAGTTGAAAGTAGCAGGAAAGGGTATTAACAAAGAATTTTTTGAGCACTCAGATGAAGCTAGATCATATGTGCTTGGAGGGATCTGGAAAGATGCCAGAAAACCAGAAAGGTCTGAAATTGAGAACTGAAGAGTAGAGGTGGCATTTTTGCTGAAGGCACCACCTGAACAAAGGTCCAGAGACTAGAGGAGACAGTGGGGATTATATATCATAGTATTATGAGGATACTGGCTGGGAGATATACCTAAGGTAATAAAGGGATCCTTAGAGATAGAGGTGGGCAGAGAAGCAAGAAAGAACATAATGGAAgtttcttatttgcttttcttgcttCACAGGTGCTACCGCATTTCGAGAACTTCAGAAAACTGGTGTTTCCCCAGCATCTGATCATTTGTTACCTCCTACTTCAGGCCTTGTTTATAGTACACTCTCTGATTATACTGCTCTTCATTTAGGCCACAACCCTCTAGACCTCACTAAATCTACAGAAATCCATAAGCGAAAAAGTCATTGCAATACTACACACCATATCAAGCCAACTTACAAACCGATAGATAACCCTCAAAATTCTACAAGTGATTATGAAGTTTCtccttcttctgaaaaaaaacccagcaatcaaggaaaaaacccaaatatccaGAATAGACGCCCTATTGATCCTAATGACTCTACTAACACACATAAAGGACTGTCTGGTGCAAAATATTCAACCCTAGCACCCAAGAGAAAACCATTTTGCAATAAGCCCAATGTAAGCAAAATAGGTACAGGAAACATACATAAAACTGCAACATCGTTTGGAAACACCATCACTACTTTAGACAGTAAAAGCACTACTTCACACAAGACCATAATTCCTGTCCACACCTCAGTCAATACAGAGATCAACAAAATACCTACATCTTCCTCAGGCAAAAGCACAGCAGTCACAAAGTCTACAAGAATCCCAGAAAGGTCAGAAGGAGCTGAAGATGGTAAAATAGTTGCTAGTTCCGGAACTACGGTTGCCTCAGGCAAGACTGTGAGGAAGACTACAGAACACATAAACAGGATCACATCACCCATTGAAAAGATTACACAAATACTAACAACACTTACAGAACACAAACAAAGGACTGTGTCAGCTCATATAAATACCACAAGATCACTAGAAAGCCCACTGGGACATGGGAAAGAGGCCACATTGGCTAATAAGACAACCCCAAGAATCCAAGCAGAGTCTACAAAACATGGAGAAGAGACTAAATCAGCCAATGGGAAGACCACAACAACCCAAGAAAAGTCCAAGAAACATGGACAGAACACCACTCCAGCCAGCAGTAAGACAATGAAAGCCCCAGAAGATCCCAAATACCATGGAAAGAAGACCACAAGAGCCCTAGAAGGGCCCAAGGATGATGGAAAGAAGACCACTCCAGCCAACACTACGAGAGCCCTGGGAGGACTCAAGAATCCTGGGGAGAAGACCACCACAGTCATTGGGAAGACCACCAGTACCGCAGAAGGGCCCCCAGACCATGGAAGGAAGACCGCTGCAGCGAGCGGGAAGACCACGAGAGCACTGGGAGGACTCAAGAATCCTGGGGAGAAGACCACCACCGTCAGCGGGAAGACCACCAGTACCGCAGAAGGGCCCCCAGACCATGGAAGGAAGACCGCTGCAGCGAGCGGGAAGACCACGAGAGCCCTGGGAGGACTCAAGAATCCTGGGGAGAAGACCACCACCGTCAGCGGGAAGACCACCAGTACCGCAGAAGGGCCCCCAGACCATGGAAGGAAGACCGCTGCAGCGAGCGGGAAGACCACGAGAGCACTGGGAGGACTCAAGAATCCTGGGGAGAAGACCACCACCGTCAGCGGGAAGACCACCAGTACCGCAGAAGGGCCCCCAGACCATGGAAGGAAGACCGCTGCAGCGAGCGGGAAGACCACGAGAGCCCTGGGAGGACTCAAGAATCCTGGGGAGAAGACCACCACCGTCAGCGGGAAGACCACCAGTACCGCAGAAGGGCCCCCAGACCATGGAAGGAAGACCGCTGCAGCGAGCGGGAAGACCACGAGAGCCCTGGGAGGACTCAAGAATCCTGGGGAGAAGACCACCACAGTCATTGGGAAGACCACCAGTACCGCAGAAGGGCCCCCAGACCATGGAAGGAAGACCGCTGCAGCGAGCGGGAAGACCACGAGAGCCCTGGGAGGACTCAAGAATCCTGGGGAGAAGACCACCACCGTCAGCGGGAAGACCACCAGTACCTCTCACATGAAGCTGAGTTCCACCATGTCAGAGATCCCAGACAATGAAAGCCATCCATATCAGAATGAAGATGGCTCACACAGAGGTGTTCAtgctggaggaaggagggagaatgaTTCATTCCCTGCCTGGGCCATAGTTATTGTGGTCCTGGTGGCTGTGATTCTCTTCCTGATGTTCCTTAGCCTTATCTTCTTGGTAAGGGACAGGGATGCTACAAGGAAGTGAATCTATCAGATAGGAAGTTGATGAGAGATTATGGATCTGAACCAGCGGGTGTAATAAGCTCAGAAAAAGAGACATTGTGGTGTTGAGGGGATGGTAATATAGGGGTAGTGGTGGCGAAAACGATGGGGAAAGACAGTGATGCATGGGGCATGAATAGTGGCATGAGAATAAAGGATGTAGAATAGGGAAAAACTGTGTATTGGCGATAGAATCTGGGATGTGAGAATAGGGGATATAAAGGTAAGGAAAATTGGACAGAAGAGGGAATTGGAGATGAAATCTGGAGCTTAGCCCATGGGATCTGGGGCTGGAATAAGGATCAAGGTTTGGATGGAATCTTGGGAAAGGAGGAAGCTAAAGGTCGAGGATCAGGAATAATAGAATCAAAGGGTTATGGGTGTGGAGGAAGCAAGTGACATAGCAGATGGAGcccatttctcctttctcctaatCACAGGTCTCCTATATGACAAAAACACGCCAGGCACTGATCCAGAACAAGGAGGACAATGACCCAGAAGATGATGGAGGCCCTAACTCCTACCCAGTCCACCTGATGGAGCAGCAGACTCTTGGCATGGGCCAGATCACTTCCCCACGGTGATCTCTCAGAAAGTGCCCAGCTCTTCCATGCTCTTCCATGAGGAGTTAGACTCACCGTTTGTAATTCCTAGACTCCGGGAAGGGCAAAGTATGGAAAGTTAACGGCATTCACCCTTCATCTGCTGTGTTCTTATTGAAACTGGTCTAGGGATGAGATGATAAGCAAGAAGATGTGAGTCTGGGAGatataaaagaaggaatgaataataTGAGCATGTGTAGAAGATGATGGTTTCAGAATGAAAAGCTGTTTGATGGACATATGGGATGGGCACCAAAATAGGACACCAAGTCTTGGGAAGAGCAGCATAGCTAAAGGAAGTTTGGGGGCAATGCCCCAGATCTGACTGGAAGTTGGGTTTCAGGACCAATCTATATTTCCATCTACTATTACTCAGACTGTGTGTGTAGTAAGCAGGCTTGTCTTTCAGTTCCCAGGACACTTAatcccctcctttttaaaatgaataagtaaaaaaaaaaagtaaaaaaaaaaaataaaatgaataagtaagatctgagaaaaaaagaggacttatttctttttatcttttttttttttaatttaaattcaatttgccaacctataacacccagtgctcatcccatcaagtgcctaaGTGGACTTATTTCCTTCACCATCTTCCATacctgggagaaaggaaaaatccagaaaatatcataaatatctCTCATCTAGATAATTCTTCCCTCATCCCCCTGAatccttttgcttttctaaatGTCTACAGTAGGCATCTTGCCTGTTTGGCTTGATGGGTTGTAGTGGCATGCAGGGAGGGATTTTTGTTTGGCCTACAGTCTTACCCATTTATCCCCATCAGGACTTCCATGATGGTGTTCCCCActcatcatttattttcctatctgTTTTACCAAAAGCCAGTCCaggcttttccctttcccttttcacCTTCTCCATtgcccccattctctctcttcctcacacAGTCACCCCAGATTCTGATTTTCCTCTTTGTAGGTATCTCATCTGGATTTTCTCTCCTACTCATTAAAGCCCTTTTACCTATTAGTGTTtggcagagggggaaagaataGACAGATAATAGAGAGCTTCCTATTTATTGGTCTTTTTATAATAaggtataaaatatttgtaaagtaagGACATCATAATTTCTGGACTATCAGTTGGGAGAAGTCCTGACTGGTGTTCCTGACTCTGGCTGTGACCTTACAGATGATCTTAAGCAGGAGGGGCTAGAGAACAGGAATTCTTTAGAGGGTCATGGAAGAGGAGGCTGAATTTCTATTGCTTCTAAGACGAGTCACTCCTGAGTTCCTGCTGGGCTTAATTGCATGGTGACAAAACAGGGAgaaaatgtgttaattaattAGCAAGTATTTCTAAGCACCTATTATAAATTCTGTTGAGGATTGTAAAGAAGTATAAGACAAGGTTGCCAATCAGGATACTaatataggaaaattaaaattaaatacataataagAGACATCACAAGGCAATACTACACAGAATAAAACAGCACTCTAATGAATTAAACCCGATATTTATGGGCAACTACTATATCCCAAGTTTATGTTAGGACACTAGCCCTGCTCTAAAACCATTCCATGCCCAAATGTCAGTCCCAGCAGAACCATCGCTCATCATCCACGTAGCCTTGGCTCTCACTTATACCAAAGGAGGATCAGCAACCTCCCTGACCAGAAAGACATTTCAGTTTGCCACAGGCCTTCCAGTTTGAACTTCATTTGGAATCAAAACATagtgattgggatgcctgggtagctcagtggttgagcatctgccttgggctcagggcatgatcccgggaaggggatcgaatcccacattgggctccctgcatggagcctgcttctccctctgcctctgtctctacctctctttgtgtgtctctcataaatacaataaaaacttttttaaaatgcagtgctTTTTGCTACTTTTGGCATTCTCATTTGCAGGAAGCTAGAAGTCTACCATGAACGGTGGTCCTAACATGGACACTCCTTGTCACTGAGTTATTTACCAGGGTCCACTCCAGGTTGGGTGGATACCTCTGAATCTCCCACCAGAGTTCTGCTCTGCTAAAGGCAGAATTATATCTTGAATCAGAATGGTGGCATTCCAGATGTCAGAGGGGCCCCAGACTTAGGtccctggaaggagccttgaGGCAGAGGGGGACACCTGGTTCTGGAAGAGGGCTGGGGTGCctgagaaaaaaaggacaaggaTGCCAGGTTTTTAGTCATCTGGGCAAATGGTGACTGAGCATGTGTCAGCTGCCAGGACAGGAGTGTCACTGGTTCTCAGAAGAAAGCAGATACCGCCTATCCCTAGCTTCTAATCATTGAATTTCTGCAGCCTGgacctaatttaaaaaacaaaaccaaactaagCAAGAACACCTCTGAGCGCCCCCCACCAGAGTGTCAAACATCCAACCTAATGCCTTTCCACCAAGGCACCCAACTGGAGCATTGGGGGTCAAAGGGTATATGTTCTGGGAGTGTGGAAGTTTCTCCAAATGTAACAGGAACTATGAGCCCGAACACAGTGGCTAACagtctcccttctcccttctttctccctgATGCTCACTTGGAAATCTAGGGAGAAACCCTCTGACAATCTCCAGGGATGGGCTCTCATTAGAGAAAAGTGAATGATGAGGGGTAAGGAGGGAATGGCTCCTTCCTTACAAGCTAAACACCACACCCCACCCAGACCCCCTCAGGAGAGATCAATGCCCAAGACCCCTGGAGCTGAGGTGGGCGCCCAGCGTGAGGGCAGAGAGGTGAGGAGGTGAGCTCCGGGGCCTCGAAGCCTCGGCCCTCCCTTCCCTCTAGGCTCCACTTGGCCTAGGGGAGCCCCCAGCACTGCCCCGGGTGCCCCCCGCTGCTCCAGCACCGGAAGGAGCCTGGGCGCACCTGCCCAAGCTGGCACAGCCTCAGACTCTGGCGGTGCGCTCCCCCCACCCGCAAACCTCCGGACTAAAGGGAAGTTTTCACCGCAGCATGGGTTTCAATCCTCCAAGAACTCTCCTTTAGTACACTTGTGTACAGGTGGCAAAACCAAGACTCAGGGAAGTACCTTGTTCAAACCCATACGGCTCTGGGATCAGAGTTCTTCTCCCAACTCAATTTCACTTCACTTTCAATTACACTTTGTTCCTTAGTGTAACGTGGCAGCGGGACCTGGATGGGTGGGATGTTATAGGGACCATCTAAGGAACAAAGTGTATTGAGGTTTGTGCAAGACAGCATCCAGCTCCTTCTTCCAGAGGCCAGGTCTCCCCTTTCAGCCCCTTGGACTTCCCAGAGTTCCGTTCTTCTGACCCCACTGGGCCAGGGTCTGTCCTGACAGCCTCTGTTACCTTCTGAGACTCATTCACTGGACTCAGTCACAGTGCTCTGCCCTCTGTGCCAGCACCAGTGCCCCTTGCAGCTGACTGTGCCAGCACACCTGTTTCTGGACAGTGACTGCTGGTGTGGTAAGAAGATCCAATGACCTGGGGCCCAGTCATCCTCATTTTTCTCACTTCTGCCTCCTACAAAGGCCTCTGTTCCAGAAATAAGACATCCCCAGAGAAAACAGGTTTTTGCTGACTTCTGGTCCCAGTGATGGGTCTCCTTTCCTCTGACATGTTgagtctcttgctctctctccttccctgttccTACCTGTCTAAATTGTCAGAGATGCCTCTCCCTGGAGAGAAGGGGCCCAAAAGTTATgtacctcccctgcccccagccgcCCCCAGCAGCAACTATAAAGCCCACAGCAATGGCCAAGTGAGACAGCAAAGTGAGCCGGGCATATTGTACAGAAAGTGTTGGAACCCAAGAGTCCAGCTGTTCCAGTCCTTGGCTTCCTTCTACCATGTAACTTATCCCAACTGATCTTactgatcccacaaccctggccCTAGTAAGCTTTTAATTCTTCTTGAAACTTCATGTCCTAATGAGAGTCCAGACATCAACTTGCCCTCTGCAGCCCACTCCTGCTGTAGAACCCAggcattctgattttatttaagattttatttttaagattttaagattttattttttaattcatgagaggcacacagagaggcagagacataggcagagggagaagcaggcttcctgcgaagagcccaatgcgggactccatcccaggacccaggaccccgggatcacgccctgagccgaaggcagacactcaaccactgagccgcccaggtgcctaatcatttaattttaatgattaaaaccaatgccagaggcacctgggcggctcagtggttgagtgtctgcctttggctcagggcgtgatcctggggtgctgggatcgagtcccatatcgggctccctgcagggagcctgcttctccctctgcctgtgtctctgcctctctctgtgtgtcttcatgaataaatgaataaaatcttaaaaaaataaaataagaaataaaaccaatgcCAAATAACTTATAAAGGCTCTTCATTTCCACTGTAGGATGGAATGCCTGAAAAGGGAGTAGGCCAGGTAGGTGTGGATTTGATAGGAACAGGCTTGGGTTAAATGAACAAAAGGACTTTTGgatggtgtttttttctttttcctttgatatttgtttcttttttaaaatttaaattcgattagccaacataaagtacatacttagtttcataTGTATTGTGCAatcattgatattttatttttcttgtgccctctctctggTGTCTCCCAGTGACTCTGCCCTGGAGACTGTTGTCTTGcacattctcttctcttcctcctcccggTCTCTCTGCGAACTCCTTCAGCTTGAACCATTATTACTGCAGATAGCTTCCAGACTCATCTCTAGCCTGTATTTGCTCTGAAATCCAGTCCTGTATTTCCAGGCTTATTTTTCCCATAACAACTTCACTTAGATGTCATGTCATATTGAACATGTTTGTCCAGCAAACATTTTTGGAGCATTTCTTCCATGCTAGATCTGAagatacatcagtgaacaaagcAACAACAGGCCCTGCCTTAGGGATCTCACAGTCCACTGGGAAAGGCAGATATCACACAAGGAATGACACATAAATACAGAAGAGTTACAAGTGTGCAAAAAATGCTAACAGGCACCGCCTCATCTTCCCACCATCAGGTCTCTACAATTTCCCTCATCTGCatccattctctccctccctgatcCCTCTTAACATTGGAGGAGTCCTTCTAACCTGTCTTGCCTTTCcgtaggtttcttttttatttatttatttatgataggcacgcagtgagagagagagagaggcagagacacaggcagagggagaagcaggctccatgcaccgggagcccgacgtgggatttgatcccgggtctccaggattgcgccctgggccaaaggcaggcgccaaaccgctgcgccacccaaggatcccctttcCGTAGGTTTCTAACCCCCTCCCCAACACTCTGTCTACTTCCCCTTCTTCTCCAGGTCCTTCCCATTGGCATCCACGCTCTAGAACAGTGTGCACAAGAATCAGCAGTAAGAGATTCTATTtgtctacttatttatttattaaaaattcttttttattgaggtacaattgatatacattatattagtttcaagtgtataacaaaatgattagatatttgtatatattgagacatgatcaccacaataagcctagttaacatccatcaccacatatAATTGcaatttttgcatgtgtgtgttgaaAACTTAAGATCTACACTCTGTGTAACTTTGAAATATACAACacggtattattaactatagtcaccatgcggtacattacatccccaagacttacttatcttataactggaagttgtaCCTTCTGATCCTTTTTACTCATTttgcccactcccaccccctgcctctggtaaccaccaatctgttctctgtatctatgagctgttttgttatagcatccacatataagtgagatcattcagtatttgtctttctctttgacttacttcccttagcataatgccttcaaggtccatccatgttgtcacaaatggcaggatttccttttttatggctaaataatatttcattgcatatatgcgatattatttctaaaatgtaggTTTTGGCCCCTGTCCCTTGGGGTTCCTGAGTCAGTAAGTTTGGGGTTGGGGCtgggatctgcattttaacaagctcccaaCCAATCTTGAAGCCTCTGGGCCAGGGGCCACACTTTGAAAAGTTCTGTTCTTCCAGCATCCATCTTAACAAGCCCATATttttcccagctctgccctctgtCATTGCCAAGTTTCTTGAAATCATTCCTAAAAACACAatctctattttctcatcttctattcactgtatatatatttcctttgcaAATTTTATCAGAGTAATTCATGTGAATAGCTTTAAAGTCCAGTTGTCCTATAGATTCATTACAAAAAATAGCTATCTCTGTTGCACCTGCCCCCTTCACATCTGATGTTTGCTATCCAGAGGTGGCAACTCTTAACTTTTagtttttctcctgttatttaCACCTACAGACTTAAACATCACACATTcatattatattgttatttatagatttttttttatatttatagatttttaacaaAGACCTTAAATGCATCTTTTATTGGGCTAAGTAATATTACAAGACTCAAAATAGTTTCCTGTCCCAATTTTGCCTCTGAAAAGACTTAATAATGTATATGTATCCAATATCATGTGGAATTAATAtccttttcaaaacaaaacacaattttaaatttctaattttcttatcaATTAACCTCATTTTCAGCAGCAATTACTAAATAAAACgaaaaataaattctctgatAGCAAATTACACAAGCCCAAGAGAGAATAATCCAAGCATATTACCTTAGTTTCTCAGAACATAATTTATCTAGCATTTGgctcacaaatttaaaaatcagctgtATTAAAACATGACAGCACATTTGCTGTTAACTCCTGCTTGTGTCTTAAGAAAGCTCTTacggaaagaattttaaaaatgtttcacagGTAGCAGGTGCAGACCAGCGATTTGGGAAATGGGCAACTAAAAATTGCAGTCCTTGTTAGCATTGCCAGGCACAGCCACAGGGAAGTATGGAATGCTCTTCAGTAGGCTCCCAGTCCAGGAGATGGCATTCcagaattcttccttttctttttgcaaagCAGAATGCTAGCAGAGTTTTCTGAATATGCACCTTCCTCTTCATCAGCTCTGTGGTGGGGACACCGTCAGGCTGGGCCTGTGGTGATGTGGCtgatttcctcttcctcctcctcctttctctttctcaaaacttgtattgtagtaaaatatacataacataaatctaccattttaaccatttttaaagtgtacagttcagtggcattaagtacatgcACATGGTTGTGCAACCATTGCTGGTGACTTCTTCCTGATTCCGCCTCCTGGAATCACCATGCTCAGGCCCGGTTTCACCTTGTTGCTGTCCAGGTACTTGAAACATGGGTAGGGACCTCCGATGGTGCAGCTTGGCCTTTCTGGTCATATCCTTCCAGAAGCTGTGCTAGGGCAACACAGCTGTGACCTCCATGGGCACCTGGTGTGCTAGACCTCTCCCTGAAGCCCCTTTCTGTGGCCATTTCTGAATATGTGAACTAAGACTTGAGCAACCGTTTTCTTATAACCAGGCGAATAGTTCTTAATGTccttataaatgtttttcttttctgaatacaCTGCTCCCTGGTCAATTCTTGTGCCAGCAGTCTAGAGCCCTGCCCTAAGCCTTCAACTGCCTGTGGAACTGGTcctcattttcaaa
This region includes:
- the MUCL3 gene encoding mucin-like protein 3 isoform X1, with product MAQAALCIRSTFGLQCYLLFLLGSWESGATAFRELQKTGVSPASDHLLPPTSGLVYSTLSDYTALHLGHNPLDLTKSTEIHKRKSHCNTTHHIKPTYKPIDNPQNSTSDYEVSPSSEKKPSNQGKNPNIQNRRPIDPNDSTNTHKGLSGAKYSTLAPKRKPFCNKPNVSKIGTGNIHKTATSFGNTITTLDSKSTTSHKTIIPVHTSVNTEINKIPTSSSGKSTAVTKSTRIPERSEGAEDGKIVASSGTTVASGKTVRKTTEHINRITSPIEKITQILTTLTEHKQRTVSAHINTTRSLESPLGHGKEATLANKTTPRIQAESTKHGEETKSANGKTTTTQEKSKKHGQNTTPASSKTMKAPEDPKYHGKKTTRALEGPKDDGKKTTPANTTRALGGLKNPGEKTTTVIGKTTSTAEGPPDHGRKTAAASGKTTRALGGLKNPGEKTTTVSGKTTSTAEGPPDHGRKTAAASGKTTRALGGLKNPGEKTTTVSGKTTSTAEGPPDHGRKTAAASGKTTRALGGLKNPGEKTTTVSGKTTSTAEGPPDHGRKTAAASGKTTRALGGLKNPGEKTTTVSGKTTSTAEGPPDHGRKTAAASGKTTRALGGLKNPGEKTTTVIGKTTSTAEGPPDHGRKTAAASGKTTRALGGLKNPGEKTTTVSGKTTSTSHMKLSSTMSEIPDNESHPYQNEDGSHRGVHAGGRRENDSFPAWAIVIVVLVAVILFLMFLSLIFLVSYMTKTRQALIQNKEDNDPEDDGGPNSYPVHLMEQQTLGMGQITSPR